A genome region from Variovorax paradoxus includes the following:
- a CDS encoding pirin family protein: protein MTDTRPDPQLLHPHDKDLGGGFKVRRLLPAAQRRSVGPFVFFDHFGPATEEPGGEHDVRPHPHIGLSTVTYLFKGAMMHRDSLGSVQEILPGAINWMTAGRGIVHSERKPERLKADTYVNHGLQLWAALPQAHEEAEPAFEHTPAEAIPELVEQGVDVRVLVGEAFGARSPVKTLSQTVYLDIALPAGGRFELPVLAPELAVYAVDADIAVNGEQVEAHTMAVLPDGHGAVLTAAAAARLVVIGGEPLDGPRYITWNFVSSRRERILEAGADWAAQRMGHVPGETEFIPLPGKPFGVREPDTGTTPV from the coding sequence ATGACCGACACCCGCCCCGATCCCCAACTGCTCCACCCGCACGACAAGGACCTGGGTGGCGGCTTCAAGGTGCGGCGCCTGCTGCCGGCGGCGCAGCGCCGTTCGGTCGGGCCTTTCGTGTTCTTCGACCATTTCGGACCGGCCACCGAGGAGCCGGGCGGCGAGCACGACGTGCGGCCGCATCCGCACATCGGCCTGTCCACGGTCACCTATCTGTTCAAGGGCGCGATGATGCATCGCGACAGCCTCGGCAGCGTCCAGGAGATCCTGCCGGGCGCCATCAACTGGATGACGGCGGGCCGCGGCATCGTTCACTCCGAACGCAAGCCCGAGCGCCTGAAGGCCGACACCTACGTCAACCACGGCCTGCAGCTGTGGGCCGCGCTGCCGCAGGCGCATGAAGAAGCCGAACCCGCCTTCGAGCACACGCCCGCCGAGGCCATCCCCGAACTGGTGGAGCAGGGCGTGGACGTGCGCGTGCTGGTGGGCGAGGCCTTCGGCGCGCGCTCGCCGGTGAAGACGCTGTCGCAGACCGTCTACCTCGACATCGCGCTGCCCGCGGGCGGGCGCTTCGAACTGCCCGTGCTGGCGCCCGAGCTGGCCGTGTACGCGGTCGATGCCGACATCGCAGTCAACGGCGAACAGGTCGAGGCCCACACCATGGCCGTGCTGCCCGACGGGCACGGCGCGGTGCTCACGGCGGCCGCCGCGGCGCGGCTGGTGGTGATCGGCGGCGAGCCGCTCGACGGTCCGCGCTACATCACCTGGAACTTCGTCTCCAGCCGGCGCGAGCGCATCCTCGAGGCCGGCGCCGACTGGGCCGCACAGCGCATGGGCCATGTGCCCGGCGAGACCGAGTTCATCCCGCTGCCCGGCAAACCCTTCGGCGTGCGCGAGCCCGACACCGGCACCACGCCGGTCTGA
- a CDS encoding tripartite tricarboxylate transporter permease — protein sequence MIGQSLHDLWFGFGVAFQGSNLLWSFFGVLVGNLIGVLPGMGALQAISILLPLTYVMHPVPAILMLAGIFYGSQYGGAIGAILMNMPSHPPHAVTCLDGYPMTKQGKGGVALGVTMIASFFAASVGIIVMIFASPLLVQIAFKFGPTEIFSIMMLGLLAGSTMSRGSPLKGVAMTIFGLLCGVVGTDVNSGSFRFAFGLPELSDGLELVAISMGLFGVADFLLNVNRMKAIGDTGTLKLSDMRPSKEELKRAFPAMIRGTLVGTVFGAMPGTGPTITTFIAYALERKVSKTPNKFGTGMIEGVAGPEASAHSKTQVDFIPTMSLGIPGDAVMALILGALLIQGIQPGPQLITEHPDIFWGLIASFWIGNVILVILNVPMIGVWVKLLKVPYKYLFPAAMFFIATGVYSTQNSLFQIWEVLVFGIVGAVLMSLEFSVAPILLGFVLGPMVEENFRRALLLSRGDMSVFVTRPISGTFIGLCVLLLLGVGYSAWRGRGGRKGVVELPKAPAGASPSETVAIGNE from the coding sequence ATGATCGGACAATCGCTCCACGACCTCTGGTTCGGCTTCGGCGTCGCGTTCCAGGGCTCCAACCTGCTGTGGTCGTTCTTCGGCGTGCTGGTGGGCAACCTGATCGGCGTGCTGCCGGGCATGGGCGCGCTGCAGGCCATCTCGATCCTGCTGCCGCTCACCTACGTGATGCATCCGGTGCCCGCCATCCTGATGCTGGCCGGCATCTTCTACGGCTCGCAGTACGGCGGCGCCATCGGCGCCATCCTGATGAACATGCCGTCGCACCCGCCGCATGCGGTGACCTGTCTCGACGGGTACCCGATGACCAAGCAGGGCAAGGGCGGCGTCGCGCTCGGGGTGACGATGATTGCCTCGTTCTTCGCGGCGTCGGTCGGCATCATCGTGATGATCTTCGCCTCGCCGCTGCTGGTGCAGATCGCGTTCAAGTTCGGCCCGACCGAGATCTTCTCGATCATGATGCTGGGCCTGCTGGCCGGCTCCACCATGTCGCGCGGCTCGCCGCTCAAGGGCGTGGCCATGACGATCTTCGGCCTGCTGTGCGGCGTGGTCGGCACCGACGTGAACAGCGGCAGCTTCCGCTTCGCGTTCGGCCTGCCCGAACTCAGCGACGGCCTGGAACTCGTGGCGATCTCGATGGGCCTGTTCGGCGTGGCCGACTTCCTGCTCAACGTGAACCGCATGAAGGCCATCGGCGACACCGGCACGCTCAAGCTGAGCGACATGCGCCCCAGCAAGGAAGAGCTCAAGCGCGCCTTTCCCGCGATGATCCGCGGCACGCTGGTGGGCACGGTGTTCGGCGCGATGCCAGGCACGGGCCCGACCATCACCACCTTCATCGCCTACGCGCTGGAGCGCAAGGTGTCGAAGACGCCGAACAAGTTCGGCACCGGCATGATCGAAGGCGTGGCCGGCCCCGAGGCCTCGGCCCACTCGAAGACGCAGGTCGACTTCATCCCGACGATGAGCCTGGGCATTCCCGGCGACGCGGTGATGGCGCTGATCCTGGGTGCGCTGCTGATCCAGGGCATCCAGCCCGGCCCGCAGCTCATCACCGAGCATCCGGACATCTTCTGGGGCCTGATCGCCTCGTTCTGGATCGGCAACGTGATCCTGGTGATCCTGAACGTGCCGATGATCGGCGTGTGGGTGAAGCTGCTGAAGGTGCCCTACAAGTACCTGTTCCCGGCCGCGATGTTCTTCATCGCGACCGGCGTGTACAGCACGCAGAACAGCCTCTTCCAGATCTGGGAAGTGCTGGTGTTCGGCATCGTCGGCGCGGTGCTGATGAGCCTCGAGTTCTCGGTCGCGCCGATCCTGCTGGGCTTCGTGCTCGGGCCGATGGTGGAAGAGAACTTCCGCCGCGCCCTGCTGCTCTCGCGCGGCGACATGTCGGTGTTCGTGACGCGTCCGATCAGCGGCACCTTCATCGGCCTGTGCGTGCTGCTGCTGCTGGGCGTGGGCTACTCCGCGTGGCGCGGCCGCGGCGGCCGCAAGGGCGTCGTCGAATTGCCGAAGGCGCCGGCTGGCGCATCGCCCTCGGAGACGGTGGCCATCGGCAACGAGTAA
- a CDS encoding tripartite tricarboxylate transporter TctB family protein, which translates to MQHQLGEDPASHAPRPASKFKKDYYGGALLIVVGLAAVYAGIGYHVGELAHMGPGFFPVSLGALLALVGLLIAISARGDKSAEGSGEEAASHGHPGGMPDVRGGVCIILGILAFLLLGEYGGLLPATFAIVFISALGDRDNTLTEALLLSLAMCFIAVVVFWWALKLQLPLFQWGG; encoded by the coding sequence ATGCAGCACCAGCTCGGTGAAGATCCGGCCTCGCACGCGCCTCGGCCCGCTTCGAAATTCAAGAAAGACTACTACGGCGGCGCGCTGCTGATCGTCGTCGGCCTGGCCGCCGTCTATGCCGGCATCGGCTACCACGTCGGCGAGCTGGCGCACATGGGCCCGGGCTTCTTCCCGGTCTCGCTCGGCGCGCTGCTTGCGCTGGTCGGCCTGCTGATCGCCATCTCGGCACGCGGCGACAAGTCCGCCGAGGGCTCGGGCGAGGAAGCCGCGTCGCACGGCCATCCGGGCGGCATGCCCGACGTGCGCGGCGGCGTCTGCATCATCCTTGGCATCCTCGCGTTCCTGCTGCTCGGCGAATACGGCGGGCTGCTGCCCGCAACCTTCGCGATCGTGTTCATCTCGGCGCTCGGCGACCGCGACAACACGCTGACCGAAGCGCTGCTGCTGTCGCTGGCGATGTGCTTCATCGCGGTGGTGGTGTTCTGGTGGGCGCTCAAGCTGCAGCTCCCGTTGTTCCAGTGGGGAGGCTGA
- a CDS encoding sensor histidine kinase, translating into MDHQAPPPVPVPNSRTEAHGSPQRFGIRARLLALLLPGIVALLALDSWNDYQALTDSLVVAYDQSLLEPVQALANGIVVASDGSVRVQEPFSIQAMFESTHLRYKYLHVGVQRIPKGETLDVNSPEMTLMGVPGLPRPAQRPPDGTPVFYDAVHEQHPVRVAALRQTVYDSVHPGVAYSVLIQAAEGTGPRTEAQAESLRQELLRDTRMVLVMALLVWLGVAWTLRPLERLRRSLRERSPDDLKPLDASGVPQEVAPLVDAVNHHIASHRRMLAEHSQFLADASHQLRTPLSILSIQAGYAVRETDPARMRESLHAIVAQLSRTRRLSEQLLALAHATTEEDAVPAEHAVVDLNAIARGVVLQYLPLAREHDQDLGWVDAGDEDLAPMVPVVPVKANAAELHEVLANLVHNAIKYTPRGGNITVAVRRDAAHALAEVCDNGPGIAPERRESVFERFHRDAAAGAGDAATQGAGLGLTIARSYARRNGGDIELHHADMPERANGGGLRAILRLPLGPA; encoded by the coding sequence ATGGATCATCAGGCCCCGCCGCCGGTGCCGGTACCGAACTCCCGGACTGAGGCGCACGGGTCGCCGCAGCGCTTCGGCATCCGCGCGCGCCTGCTCGCGCTGCTGCTGCCGGGCATCGTCGCGCTGCTGGCGCTCGACAGCTGGAACGACTACCAGGCGCTGACCGATTCGCTCGTGGTCGCCTACGACCAGAGCCTGCTCGAGCCCGTGCAGGCTCTGGCAAACGGCATCGTGGTGGCCAGCGACGGCAGCGTGCGGGTGCAGGAGCCTTTCTCGATCCAGGCGATGTTCGAGTCGACGCACCTGCGCTACAAGTACCTGCACGTCGGGGTGCAGCGCATTCCCAAGGGCGAAACGCTCGACGTGAATTCGCCGGAAATGACGCTGATGGGCGTGCCCGGCCTGCCGCGCCCCGCGCAGCGCCCGCCCGACGGCACGCCGGTGTTCTACGACGCGGTGCACGAGCAGCACCCGGTGCGCGTGGCCGCCCTGCGCCAGACGGTGTACGACAGCGTGCATCCGGGCGTGGCCTACAGCGTGCTGATCCAGGCGGCCGAAGGCACCGGCCCGCGCACCGAGGCGCAGGCCGAGTCGTTGCGCCAGGAACTGCTGCGCGACACGCGCATGGTGCTGGTGATGGCGCTGCTGGTGTGGCTGGGCGTGGCCTGGACCCTGCGCCCGCTGGAGCGCCTGCGCCGCTCGCTGCGCGAGCGTTCGCCCGACGACCTGAAGCCGCTCGACGCGAGCGGCGTGCCGCAGGAGGTGGCGCCGCTGGTCGACGCGGTGAACCACCACATCGCCAGCCACCGGCGCATGCTGGCCGAGCATTCGCAGTTCCTGGCCGATGCCTCGCACCAGCTGCGCACGCCGCTGAGCATCCTGTCGATCCAGGCCGGCTACGCGGTGCGCGAGACCGACCCGGCACGCATGCGCGAGTCGCTGCACGCCATCGTGGCGCAGCTGTCGCGCACGCGCCGGCTCAGCGAGCAGCTGCTGGCGCTCGCGCATGCCACCACCGAGGAAGACGCCGTGCCCGCGGAGCACGCGGTGGTCGACCTCAACGCCATCGCTCGCGGCGTGGTGCTGCAGTACCTGCCGCTCGCCCGCGAGCACGACCAGGACCTCGGCTGGGTCGATGCCGGCGACGAGGACCTTGCACCCATGGTGCCCGTCGTGCCGGTGAAGGCCAACGCCGCCGAACTGCACGAGGTGCTGGCCAACCTCGTGCACAACGCCATCAAGTACACGCCGCGCGGCGGCAACATCACGGTTGCCGTGCGGCGCGATGCGGCCCACGCGCTGGCCGAGGTGTGCGACAACGGCCCCGGCATCGCGCCAGAGCGGCGCGAGAGCGTGTTCGAGCGCTTCCACCGCGATGCGGCCGCGGGCGCAGGCGACGCGGCCACGCAGGGGGCGGGCCTCGGCCTGACCATCGCGCGAAGCTATGCGCGGCGCAACGGCGGCGACATCGAACTGCATCACGCCGACATGCCCGAGCGCGCCAACGGCGGCGGTCTGCGAGCCATCCTCCGGTTGCCGCTCGGCCCTGCCTGA
- a CDS encoding response regulator, with amino-acid sequence MRILLVEDELDMASWLVRALTQSGFVADHAPDARTAEAFMAGTEYDAVVLDLRLPDKHGLSVLADMRNADDRTPVLILTAQGALQDRVRGLNLGADDFLTKPFELVELEARIAALVRRSRGKQHPRLQCASLSYDSESHAFTLRGVLLSLTPREQAALTALLMRSGSPVGKSQLFAKVFTNDSTAGPDAIEVVLHRLRRKLADSDVRIVTVRGLGYMLESIADGSSGPAAGAGTELPD; translated from the coding sequence ATGCGCATCCTCCTGGTGGAAGACGAACTGGACATGGCCTCCTGGCTGGTCCGGGCGTTGACCCAGAGCGGCTTCGTGGCCGACCATGCGCCCGACGCGCGCACCGCCGAGGCCTTCATGGCCGGCACCGAATACGACGCCGTGGTGCTCGACCTGCGCCTGCCCGACAAGCACGGCCTGAGCGTGCTGGCCGACATGCGCAATGCCGACGACCGCACGCCGGTGCTCATCCTCACGGCGCAGGGCGCGTTGCAGGACCGCGTGCGCGGCCTGAACCTGGGCGCCGACGACTTCCTGACCAAGCCCTTCGAGCTGGTCGAACTCGAGGCCCGCATCGCCGCGCTGGTGCGCCGCAGCCGCGGCAAGCAGCACCCGCGCCTGCAATGCGCCTCGCTCTCCTACGACAGCGAGAGCCACGCGTTCACCCTGCGCGGCGTGCTGCTCTCGCTCACGCCGCGCGAGCAGGCCGCGCTCACCGCGCTCCTGATGCGCAGCGGCTCGCCGGTGGGCAAGTCGCAGCTGTTCGCCAAGGTGTTCACCAACGACAGCACCGCGGGGCCCGACGCCATCGAGGTGGTGCTGCACCGGCTGCGGCGCAAGCTCGCGGACAGCGACGTGCGCATCGTCACCGTGCGCGGCCTGGGCTACATGCTCGAAAGCATCGCCGATGGATCATCAGGCCCCGCCGCCGGTGCCGGTACCGAACTCCCGGACTGA
- a CDS encoding sulfurtransferase has protein sequence MQEILNIAAYKFVGIDDSAELREDLRARALDMGLMGTILIAPEGINLFLAGTADGVRAFLAHLRADARFADLEAKESWSAAQPFRRMLVKLKREIIRMDHPAIQPAAGRAPGVDAPTLKRWLDQGHDDEGREIALLDTRNGFEVDEGTFDGAIDWRITKFTEFPPALKEHRADFAGKTVVSFCTGGIRCEKAAILMREEGIEHVLQLEGGILKYFEEVGGAHYHGDCFVFDGRRALAPDLSARAADASARASEDVDLNLGLKK, from the coding sequence GTGCAAGAGATTTTGAATATCGCCGCCTACAAGTTCGTAGGCATAGACGACAGCGCCGAGCTGCGCGAAGACCTGCGCGCCCGCGCGCTGGACATGGGGCTCATGGGCACGATCCTGATCGCGCCAGAGGGTATCAACCTGTTTCTGGCGGGCACCGCGGACGGCGTCCGCGCATTCCTGGCCCACCTGCGCGCCGACGCGCGCTTCGCCGACCTCGAGGCCAAGGAAAGCTGGTCGGCTGCGCAGCCGTTCCGGCGCATGCTGGTCAAGCTCAAGCGCGAGATCATCCGCATGGACCATCCGGCCATCCAGCCCGCCGCGGGCCGGGCGCCCGGCGTGGACGCGCCGACGCTCAAGCGCTGGCTCGACCAGGGCCACGACGACGAGGGCCGCGAGATCGCCCTGCTCGACACCCGCAACGGCTTCGAGGTCGACGAAGGCACCTTCGACGGCGCGATCGACTGGCGCATCACCAAGTTCACCGAGTTCCCGCCCGCGCTGAAGGAGCACCGCGCCGATTTCGCGGGCAAGACGGTGGTGAGCTTCTGCACCGGCGGCATCCGCTGCGAGAAGGCCGCGATCCTGATGCGTGAGGAAGGCATCGAGCACGTGCTGCAGCTCGAGGGCGGCATCCTCAAGTACTTCGAGGAAGTGGGCGGCGCGCACTACCACGGCGACTGCTTCGTGTTCGACGGTCGCCGCGCACTGGCGCCCGACCTGAGCGCACGCGCGGCCGACGCGAGCGCACGCGCGTCGGAAGACGTCGACCTGAACCTCGGCCTGAAGAAGTAA
- the dnaE gene encoding DNA polymerase III subunit alpha encodes MFVHLRLHTEFSVVDGTNRIDEVVKAAAGDGQPALAITDLNNLFGAVKFYKQGRGKGVKPVIGAEVFVDGLGKEPGALTRIVLLVQSMEGYLNLSELLARAWTQNVGRGQSQAACKLAWIEELSGGLIALSGAQAGPLGQPLLQGQGERAAELALKLAGIFTHRFYIELQRAGRPEDEPHVVAAVKLAARLKLPVVATHPVQFAAREDYEAHEARVCISEGEILGNPRRVRRFTEEQYFKSTAEMQALFADVPSALANTVEIAKRCNLTLVLGKPQLPDFPTPFIAEGVRMPIGDFFRQESFEGLEARLAHLYPDAAKRDAERPRYVERLEFEINTILNMGFPGYFLIVGDFIKWAKENGCPVGPGRGSGAGSLVAYALKITDLDPLEYKLLFERFLNPERVSMPDFDIDFCQGNRDRVIDYVKDKYGRNAVSQIATFGTMAARAAIRDVGRVLDMSYMFCDGISKLIPNKPGMSVTLQYPPEKKIEGDKNNYAIEMEPQLAERIEKEEEVKMLVELAQKLEGMTRNIGMHAGGVLIAPGKLTDFCPLYQQPGSESAVSQYDKDDVEAIGLVKFDFLGLATLTILEIAREFIMKRHKGQENFAFENIPLNDGATYRLFSDGKTEAVFQFESRGMQGMLKDARPTRLEDLIALNALYRPGPMDLIPSFVARKHGREDVEYPHPAVAEMLSETYGIMVYQEQVMQTAQILGGYSLGGADLLRRAMGKKKLEEMAEHREKFRAGALATHGIAQDKADEIFDLMEKFAGYGFNKSHAAAYSLLAYHTGWLKVHYTAEFFCANMTVEMDDTDKLKLLFEDAQKNFGITFEPPDVNRGNYRFEPVTNKVIRYGLGAVKGTGQLAVEAVVRAREEGGTFKSLFDFCVRIDRQRINKRTVEALIKAGAFDTIQQNRASLLASVDRAFEFANATAANASQADIFGDCEHGSATAEPDLVDATPWGVKERLTLEKTAIGFYLSGHLFDEVSHEVRRFCKREIGDLLDSRDQQVIAGIVSDFRVINGQRGRLAIFKLDDKSEAIDATADEALINANRNTLKDDELVIVSGRLQPARGGFEARFQVQQVWDLASARCRFGKFLRVAVNGKAPDIARLLKDFPPRTEQTEVGDLIQGLPVRLSMARAGAQVELQLGERAKFFPTDAALASWTAQAEAGKALIVYD; translated from the coding sequence ATGTTTGTCCACCTGCGCCTGCACACCGAATTTTCCGTCGTCGACGGCACCAACCGAATCGACGAAGTCGTCAAGGCCGCGGCGGGCGATGGCCAGCCTGCGCTGGCGATCACCGACCTGAACAACCTGTTCGGGGCCGTCAAGTTCTACAAGCAGGGCCGGGGCAAGGGCGTCAAGCCCGTGATCGGCGCCGAAGTGTTCGTGGACGGCCTGGGCAAGGAGCCCGGCGCGCTCACCCGCATCGTGCTGCTCGTGCAGAGCATGGAGGGTTACCTGAACCTGTCCGAGCTGCTGGCGCGCGCCTGGACGCAGAACGTGGGCCGCGGCCAGTCGCAGGCGGCCTGCAAGCTCGCATGGATCGAGGAACTGTCGGGCGGGCTGATCGCCCTGTCGGGCGCGCAGGCCGGGCCGCTGGGCCAGCCGCTGCTGCAGGGGCAGGGCGAGCGCGCCGCCGAACTGGCGCTGAAGCTGGCCGGCATCTTCACGCATCGCTTCTACATCGAGCTGCAGCGCGCCGGCCGCCCCGAAGACGAGCCGCACGTGGTTGCCGCGGTGAAGCTCGCGGCGCGGCTCAAGCTGCCGGTGGTCGCCACGCACCCGGTGCAGTTCGCCGCGCGCGAGGACTACGAGGCGCACGAGGCGCGCGTGTGCATCTCCGAAGGCGAGATCCTCGGCAACCCGCGCCGGGTGCGCCGGTTCACCGAAGAACAGTATTTCAAGTCGACCGCCGAGATGCAGGCGCTGTTCGCCGACGTGCCGAGCGCGCTGGCCAATACGGTCGAGATCGCCAAGCGTTGCAACCTCACGCTGGTGCTGGGCAAGCCGCAGCTGCCCGACTTTCCGACGCCCTTCATCGCAGAGGGCGTGCGCATGCCGATCGGTGATTTTTTCCGGCAGGAGTCGTTTGAGGGACTGGAAGCGCGCCTTGCCCACCTCTATCCAGACGCAGCCAAGCGTGATGCCGAGCGGCCGCGGTATGTGGAGCGCCTCGAGTTCGAGATCAACACGATCCTGAACATGGGATTCCCCGGCTACTTCCTGATCGTGGGTGACTTCATCAAGTGGGCGAAGGAAAACGGCTGCCCGGTGGGCCCGGGCCGGGGCTCGGGCGCCGGCTCGCTGGTGGCCTATGCGCTGAAGATCACCGACCTCGATCCGCTCGAATACAAGCTGCTGTTCGAACGCTTCCTGAACCCCGAGCGCGTCTCGATGCCCGACTTCGACATCGACTTCTGCCAGGGCAACCGCGATCGCGTGATCGACTACGTGAAGGACAAGTACGGCCGCAACGCCGTCAGCCAGATCGCCACCTTCGGCACCATGGCCGCGCGCGCGGCCATCCGCGACGTGGGCCGCGTGCTCGACATGAGCTACATGTTCTGCGACGGCATCAGCAAGCTGATACCGAACAAGCCCGGCATGTCGGTCACGCTGCAGTACCCGCCCGAGAAGAAGATCGAAGGCGACAAGAACAACTACGCCATCGAGATGGAGCCGCAGCTCGCGGAACGCATCGAGAAGGAAGAAGAAGTGAAGATGCTGGTCGAGCTCGCGCAGAAGCTCGAAGGCATGACCCGCAACATCGGCATGCACGCCGGCGGCGTGCTCATCGCGCCGGGCAAGCTCACCGACTTCTGCCCGCTCTACCAGCAGCCGGGCAGCGAGTCGGCGGTGAGCCAGTACGACAAGGACGACGTGGAGGCCATCGGTCTCGTGAAGTTCGACTTTCTGGGGCTGGCCACGCTCACGATCCTGGAGATCGCGCGCGAGTTCATCATGAAGCGCCACAAGGGCCAGGAGAACTTCGCGTTCGAGAACATCCCGCTGAACGACGGCGCCACCTACCGGCTGTTCTCCGACGGCAAGACCGAGGCCGTGTTCCAGTTCGAATCGCGCGGGATGCAGGGCATGCTGAAGGACGCGCGCCCCACGCGCCTCGAAGACCTGATCGCGCTGAACGCGCTGTACCGGCCGGGTCCAATGGACCTGATTCCGAGCTTCGTGGCACGCAAGCACGGCCGCGAGGACGTCGAGTACCCGCACCCGGCCGTGGCCGAGATGCTCTCCGAGACCTACGGGATCATGGTCTACCAGGAGCAGGTGATGCAGACCGCGCAGATCCTGGGCGGCTATTCGCTCGGCGGCGCCGACCTGCTGCGCCGCGCCATGGGCAAGAAGAAGCTCGAGGAGATGGCCGAGCACCGCGAGAAATTCCGCGCGGGCGCGCTGGCCACGCATGGCATCGCGCAGGACAAGGCCGACGAAATCTTCGACCTGATGGAGAAGTTCGCGGGCTACGGCTTCAACAAGTCGCACGCCGCCGCCTACTCGCTGCTGGCGTACCACACGGGCTGGCTCAAGGTCCACTACACGGCCGAGTTCTTCTGCGCCAACATGACCGTGGAAATGGACGACACGGACAAGCTCAAGCTGCTGTTCGAGGATGCCCAGAAGAACTTCGGCATCACCTTCGAGCCGCCGGACGTGAACCGCGGCAACTACCGCTTCGAGCCGGTCACCAACAAGGTGATCCGCTATGGCCTTGGGGCCGTCAAGGGCACTGGCCAGCTCGCGGTCGAGGCCGTGGTCCGCGCGCGCGAGGAGGGCGGGACGTTCAAGAGCCTGTTCGACTTCTGCGTGCGCATCGATCGCCAGCGCATCAACAAGCGCACGGTCGAGGCGCTCATCAAGGCAGGCGCGTTCGACACGATCCAGCAGAACCGCGCGTCGCTGCTCGCGTCGGTCGATCGCGCCTTCGAGTTCGCGAACGCCACCGCGGCCAACGCATCGCAGGCCGACATCTTCGGCGACTGCGAGCACGGCTCCGCCACCGCCGAGCCCGACCTGGTCGACGCCACGCCCTGGGGCGTGAAGGAGCGTCTGACGCTCGAAAAGACGGCCATCGGCTTCTACCTGTCGGGCCACCTATTCGACGAGGTCTCGCACGAGGTGCGCCGCTTCTGCAAGCGCGAGATCGGCGACCTGCTCGACAGCCGCGACCAGCAGGTGATCGCCGGCATCGTGAGCGACTTCCGCGTGATCAACGGCCAGCGCGGCCGGCTCGCGATCTTCAAGCTCGACGACAAGTCGGAAGCCATCGACGCCACGGCCGACGAGGCGCTGATCAACGCCAACCGCAACACGCTGAAGGACGACGAACTCGTCATCGTCAGCGGCCGGCTGCAACCGGCGCGCGGCGGCTTCGAGGCGCGCTTCCAGGTGCAGCAGGTGTGGGACCTGGCCTCGGCGCGCTGCCGCTTCGGCAAGTTCCTGCGCGTCGCGGTGAACGGCAAGGCGCCCGACATCGCGCGCCTGCTGAAGGACTTTCCGCCGCGCACCGAGCAGACCGAGGTGGGCGACCTGATCCAGGGCCTGCCGGTGCGCCTGTCGATGGCGCGTGCTGGCGCGCAGGTCGAGCTGCAACTGGGCGAACGCGCGAAGTTCTTTCCGACCGATGCCGCGCTCGCCAGCTGGACCGCGCAGGCGGAAGCGGGCAAGGCACTGATCGTCTACGACTGA
- a CDS encoding YgiW/YdeI family stress tolerance OB fold protein: protein MKKSTVACTLALALALPFAASAQYSGPSTVPALSVKQLLETGQDDQHATVRGFIVSHDGGEHYTFADDTGRMRVEIDAKHFPPGVKIDDKVRVELTGEFDKDRLTGKTELDVKRLSVLR, encoded by the coding sequence ATGAAGAAATCGACCGTTGCATGCACGCTGGCTCTCGCGCTGGCGCTGCCTTTCGCTGCATCCGCCCAGTACTCAGGCCCGAGCACCGTGCCGGCGCTGAGCGTGAAGCAGCTGCTGGAGACCGGCCAGGACGACCAGCATGCCACGGTGCGTGGCTTCATCGTGTCGCACGATGGCGGCGAGCACTACACCTTTGCCGACGACACCGGCCGCATGAGGGTCGAGATCGACGCCAAGCACTTCCCGCCCGGCGTGAAGATCGACGACAAGGTGCGCGTCGAGCTCACCGGCGAGTTCGACAAGGACCGCCTCACCGGCAAGACCGAACTCGACGTGAAGCGGCTCAGCGTGTTGCGCTGA